Part of the Pseudobdellovibrionaceae bacterium genome is shown below.
TGATGTCAATGCAGAACTAAAAGCTAAAATCCCTGAAAACCGAGACGGTCGCCTTGTCCGATATAGCAAAATTGAACTTCCTCTCACAGTATTGTCTGAAGAATGCAGAACACTCCATACCTCCCTCGAATCAAGCGTCATCTACGAAGAGTCCGATGAGGAATCAACTACTGAGTCTACAGAGAAAAAAGCCATCGGTGAGAAACTGACTTATTCTTTTCGTTCATGCGCTTCAGAAGAAAAGTACCTCGTTGCTGTTGAGGCTAACTGGATCGGTTCAAACTTAGAGATTAAGTTGAACAATGAAAATTTAGAAACAATTTTCAAAGACATCGTAGTTAACGAGGTTTTAAAAGATTCCGCATGTAGAATCACTCAAGACTCCGAGAAAATTATCGACACCATTCACTGCTCAAACATTAAGGTTCAACTTTCAAACAGTGAAGATGCCATGGTTAATGATATGATTTTCAATAATTCCGGTGAAGTTCGATTTGAAGCTAATGCCGATATTTTTGAGAATGCTCGCAAAAAAGCAACTTCAGAAATCACAGTCCTTGCGAATGGCGAAGTTAAATTCGATTTAAATAAAATTGAAGAAAATGCCAGTGAGAGCCAGTAAAATGAAAAAGTTGATTACCGCATCCCTTTTAGCTGTAGCTTGCATTGTAATAAATGCTTGCGCCAAGAACGACACTCAGAATAAAAAAGAAGATGTGGTTCTCAAATCTTACCGTCTCATTGACGAGCAAAGAACTGATGAAGCCATCGAATTACTTGAATCAGAATTAGCCAGCGATCCAGATAACTATGAATACAAGATAACTTTGGCTTCAGCCTACGCCCACAAGGGTGGAATGAAAGTTCAAAAATTTGTACCAGCAGTTAGTAAAGCTGATAAAATGAAAGATCTAAAACTTTCTCTAGAAGATGTTGACGACAAAGCCAGCGTAAGTAATCAGGTTAACACCACGGCAATCAATGTTGCTCGTCTCTTAACTCAGTTTGCACAATTTTTTGAAGTCTATGCTGTTATTCCAGTTATCAATTCTGATCAAGCAACCTACATCAAGCATGCCATTTATCTCCTGAACGAGACAGACGACAGATTAAAACCTGAGGATGCTCTCTATCGAGCAATCCTTGGTATCATCATGTTTAAACACATACTAGCAGAAGGTCTAATTGGGGAGTTTGTAAAACCTGAGGGATCAGAAACTTGTCGTTTTGACCTTGGAAATGTGAATGATACCTTTGTTGAGCTAGGTAAAACGCTAATTGGTGTCTTAAATGATATCGGATATGCAAATGATGACCAAGCCAAAGACCTAAAAACTACTAGTGATGAGGTCGCTGACACCGTCTCTAACTTGACTTTAGCCACAACGTCATTGATGGTTATAGATGAAGCTTCGAGCATGTTTTTACAACAAGCGGTAATACAGCATGGATTTGGAAAACTCATTAAATGTGGTGGAGATCAGTAGCTCTATTCTTATCTGTTTCATCAGGAATTTTTTCCACCTCTCCAGCTCTAGCCCAATCCCTAGCCTTTAGTCGCAATCCGCGAACTTTTGAAACTGTTCAGTCTAGTCTTTTCATTAAAGGAATGGCCCATTCCTGCTTGGCTATAAAAAACATCCCCGATGGTATGCCTTGTAATCCAGCCAATGTACCTCTTCAGAAAAAGCCCAAACTTGGGATTGAGCTCTTACTGTCCAACGGGTACTCCTCATTAAATAATGTGAGAAAGTTAATAAAAGGAGAGGTGTCTGATGAGTTGGTGGACACACTTTTCTCTGAAGGAAAAATTATTCAAATAGAGGCCAACGCTGAGCTTGATTTTCAATCAAACCTTTTAAATGCCCGCTATACCCCTTTAACTGTTAAAGGGCTTTCCGTTGTAAGAAATGAAGCCAATCCCGACGTGGAACTCTCTGTCATGGAAGAAAAGGGATTTATGTTCCAAACAGGTATAGAAACCTTTGATAATCTATTTTTAGGTGTACAAGCAAGGTTTGTTGAAAGAAAGTTTATCCGCCAACAATTTAAACTTATTTCTCTTGGCACCACAGCTGGTCGAGATGCTTTAAAAGCTAAAGAGCAAACAGCTACATATATAGAGCCTGGTGCCACATGGATTCTAGCAAAAAAATGGCAACCACGTGTTTCACTGCTAGTCGCCAATTTAGGCTCGGTCTCGCAAGAGTATGACGAACTAAAAGTGCCTGTTGATGTGCAATTTGGTTTTGGTATCAGTCCCCCAGTGAAATGGGGAGAGTTAGAAATTTCTCTTGAGTACAAGAGTTTATCCTACGAAGAAGAAACGGATTTCGAGAAGCTCAGATTTGGTGGTTCTTATAATTTTGGAGCAATGAACCTAGTCGCAGGATTAGATGCCAATGGTATTTCTGGTGGAATTTTCTATGCTCTCGATCAAATTGATGCAGGTGTTTTATTTTCAACAACAAAACTAACAAATGAGGACGAAGATTTCTTTACTCAAACTGTCTACGTACAGCTTGGCTGGCGTATTTAGATCAGCCACTTTTTTTATTCTCTTAGCTTTTTCTGTGCAGGCTATTGCTTTAGAGGAAGTGGAAGTTAATAAAGAGAGAATTTATTGGAAAGACTTTTCCAAAGAGGTGCGCCTATTGAAAGAGGCCGATTATCGCAATGGGCTGAGCTATATCATCAGCGGGACAATAGCTTTAGCGGGAGGTATCTGGGGCGAAAGCATTACCGACGATCCAGCCGAAAAGGGAATTTACACAGTTTTCCAAACAATCGGGATAGCATCGGTTGGTTATGGAGCTTACCAGTGGAAAATTGGAGGAGAGGAACGAGCCCTCTACGATGCCCTCCGATACACTCGTGGCCTATCACCAAAAGACAAGTCTCTTTTCCTGCGAACTTATTATCATCAAAAAAAGCTGAGAGATAAAAGAGAAAGGGTGATTAAAGCTATTACTCATGGACTGGTCGCAGCTCTTAATATTTACAGTGCGACTCAGCAAGATCAAAGTGGAGTTAAAAACGCTCTGTTTTTTGTTGGCGGTGTCAATCTTTTAGCCTCAGCCTCCTACACATTTGAGTTTTAAATAGTTCCTGCAAGAACCATCTTTTTTAACTTTTGCCATTGTCGGTGTGAATTACCTTTTGCCGTCTTTACCTCGTAAAAATTAAAGAAATCAGAGAATAAATCAGTATAAAGATCCCCAAAATTCAAATCGAAAACTGTTTGCAAATGCTTTTTTAAGTAAGATCGGTTCATAACTCGCAATTCGACTCGAAAAACCTTATTGAGGTCCGTCTCTTTTCCGTAAATGTGTTTATAATATTGGTATTTTCCGTCAGAACGATTCTTATTTTCCTCAACCTCAACACCTTTATTATATATATTTAGAAATCTAACTGCGCTTCCTACATATAAGCTTGATAGTTGTGGCTCACCCGATTTGCCAATGCTGTAAAACTTTGAAGCCCTGCACTTTCCCCTCTTCGGTTTAAATGTCATTCCATCCTTAAAATTGAAGACTTCAGAAAGTGAAGAGGAATTGGCTAAGACGTCCATGCAGATATCTACACGGGTTAGTGAGGTCAACTCGGGGAAATTGAACGTGAAATTGTTAATATACGCGTTCAATAATTTCTTATGTCTCGACAGGGTGTAGAATTCACCTTTGAAAGTGGTTTCGACCCCTCGATTGGCCATGAGAACATGAATTCCTTTGCGAGTAAATATCTCCCCATAAATATTGTGCTTACTCTGACCAGAGTTATTCATATCGAAAAGCCTCCGAAAATGTGAATCCCTTGGGATATCTGAGTCCGTTTTTCTTGGCAACCTTTGGTTAATTTTAACCAGATCAAGTCGTCTGGAGAGTACAATCATTTGATCCGCCTGGGGGCATAGAAAAAGCTATCAATTTGATTGGACTGAACTCTTCCTTGCCCTGGCATTTTTAATGAATAGTAATGTTCATCGGAGCCAAAAGCATTTTTATAAGCTTCGAGCTCCTTAACATAAAATGTCAGAACAATAGGAATCATTGCTCTATGAATAGGTGTTGATGCTGATAATTCTTGAATCTTCAATTGTTGTGAAGCGAGAAATGCAAAAACCTGAGAAGATCGACCTATTCGTAGAACTTGAGCAAGAACTCTGAACAGATCCATGGCCTCCTTATCTTTGTTAGCTTTGAACTCTTCGAGGCAGTATCCGATTTCATCAACCACAAAAACTACTTTTTGGGGCGATTCGGGGAACTCCTCTGCTTTTGCTATTGTTTTAAGCATTAGCGTCTTCAATGCATTTAACTGTGTTGCTTCTGTTATATGGAAATATTTATCGCAACAATTTATAAGAGCGTCTTTTTTTGGGCTTGCGTAATATATTTTATACTCAGGACTTTTGCCTTTAATCTGTCGTATAAGATTTTCCATCATTTGAGTTTTTCCCATACCAGTCATGCCAGCCATATAAATACTCTGTATAGGTGAGGAAACCTTTTCCCCAAATTCATTATGGCCGCAATAAAGCTCTCCGACCTTCAACTTAGAAAGTGGCATATCGTAGGGTCGGCAGTTTCGGATTTGTCGTAAAATAATCTGAAATTTTTTTGAACTCCGCTTAGTGTCTTCAACTTTATATCCGTCGGGAGCAAAGGAGTTTATCCTATTCTTGTTAATTTCAAATTCATTGGCTTTAGGATGGGGATGTTTGACTTCGATAATGATCCTCGAAAATCGTTTCTTTAGATTTACCTTAGACTGTTCCATTGCAATATTTAAAATAAATAGATTTTCTATGATCCATATTTTAAGCATCTTTCTCTTAATTAAATTGAAAACTACTATCGTAGCAAAAACCCCGCAGACAATTTCCACGGGGTGATCTTTTAGAAAAGTAAGATTACTTACCAGTCTTTCCATCTCTAACTTCCTTTAAGCCGACAATGGCACCAATTCCTATGCCTTGAAAATTGTTATCTCCCCAAGAAACCTCAATGTCGTAGGTGGCATTCTCTTTAATGTCAGACAAAGAAGTTCTGAATATCCCAGGCAAGTTGGTCGTACTTCCATTTGGCATGACCACAATTTGATACCCAGCCACTTCAAAAGGCTCTTTTCTCTCTTTCTGCTTCTGCTTGAAATAGTCTTCCTGCTCCTGTTTTGTGAATGATCGAACTGACTGTACGAAAAAATTATTAACTGTTTTTTTAAAAATCATTTTATCCTCCTTGATTTTTATTGCGTTGGTTTATCCAACTTTTTTTAAATGGATTTTTAAAAACGTATTTAGAGGCTTTTTTTAAAAAAATTTCTTTGGGTGGTAGATTTTGTTGTAATACGCTATTAGTGTAAGCGTATTACAAACACTTGTTATCAGATCATTCAGGTGGCACTAGCACCGTTGGTGCGTGCCACCAATGCGAAAAAAACACAAACAATATTAGCCGCATACAAAGATTGCCAAATTAGATGAGATTCCGTTTTTTTATCAAACCCCATTGATTCTCTTTTGCGCTAAAAATGCGGATTCTCCTCTTCTTTTGATAACTTCATCAACCCCAGATCTTTGCGACGGGTTGACAGAATTTACCCAAAACAAAGGAGATTAACATGAGCGAAAAGAAAAATGATTCTTCAGAAAAAAGAGGGAATCTTATTTCGATCACCGGCAAACACTTGAGTCGAAACGGTGAATGGTTAGTGATTCGTATAGCAGACAACGCTATACTTTTAAAAGTTAGTGAGCTTAAAGAGCTTTTCTCGAGAAGAGAGAAGGAGTCTAAGCAAAAGGGCGCGTAATGCGCCCCTTATTCTGAAAAATGTTTTTTATAACAGTTTTCCTTGGTTTCCATATCATCTGGGAAGCCAAGGTTTTCTTCTAAATATTCTAATAAATCTTTCTCATAATTCGATAATGGTTCTTCGTTCTTTTCTTTTGATTTCTTTTTAAGAAAAAAATAAAAATTACCCAGAGCATAACGATATCGAGACACCACTGCCTGCAATCCACCAATTTCTTTTTCTAAATCCTTTTTACATTTCATTTTAATGTACCAAAAGAGTAGCTTTCGTTAATTTCAGTCTTTAGTTCTTCAATTGTTGCCTCTTGAAAGTATAGATCTCTCTCGATAAAAATACCTTTCCGCCTTAGTTCTTCAAACTCATCGAGCGAGAAGTATCCCCACTCAAGAAAATCACC
Proteins encoded:
- a CDS encoding tetratricopeptide repeat protein, translated to MKKLITASLLAVACIVINACAKNDTQNKKEDVVLKSYRLIDEQRTDEAIELLESELASDPDNYEYKITLASAYAHKGGMKVQKFVPAVSKADKMKDLKLSLEDVDDKASVSNQVNTTAINVARLLTQFAQFFEVYAVIPVINSDQATYIKHAIYLLNETDDRLKPEDALYRAILGIIMFKHILAEGLIGEFVKPEGSETCRFDLGNVNDTFVELGKTLIGVLNDIGYANDDQAKDLKTTSDEVADTVSNLTLATTSLMVIDEASSMFLQQAVIQHGFGKLIKCGGDQ